The following nucleotide sequence is from Acinetobacter equi.
CATTAGGTTTACGTCGTTAATTCGATTGAAACTTTTTTTCGGGTTATTGCATGTTAAGTGCTGTATTACTGAAAATAAAAGAATGTCTAGTTTTTTCTAGATAATTGAGAGGGGGCGATGATTCGCTCCTTCTTTGTGTTTAAAAATAGTCTTTCTGGTGAGGTCGGCTTCTAAGTTTTGTCATTTATGTTTTATGCCCATAACTTATGGGCTAGTGAATGCTAAACCTTAGGGGTCTCCACTAGAATAAATTAGGAAACAAAAATACATGTCAATGTTTAATATTGTTCGTAAAGAATTCCAATATGGTCAGTATAATGTTGTATTAGAAACTGGTCGTGTTGCTCGTCAAGCAAATACAGTTGTAATCACAATGGGGGGCGTAACTGTATTAGTTGCAGTTGTTGCTCAACCTACAGCTAAAGCGGGTCAAGACTTTTTTCCGCTTACAGTAAACTATCAAGAAAAACAATATGCTGCTGGTCGTATTCCTGGTGGATATGGTAAGCGTGAAGGTCGTGCTTCAGAAGCAGAAACTTTAATTTCACGTTTAATTGACCGCCCAATTCGTCCATTGTTCCCAGAAGGTTACTATAACGAAATTCAAGTGACAGCAACGGTTATCTCTTCTGATAAAACTATGGATGCTGACATTGCTGCAATGTTAGGTACATCGGCTGCATTGTCAATTGCTGGTACACCTTTCCGCGGTCCAATCGCAGGTGCACGTGTTGGTTTAATCAACGGTGAGTATATTCTTAACCCTAATCACGAACAGTTAAAAGAGTCGGATCTTGATCTTGTGGTTGCAGGTACTGAATCTGCGGTATTGATGGTTGAGTCTGAAGCGAAAGAGCTTTCAGAAGACCAAATGCTTGGTGCTGTATTGTTCGGTCATGACGAAATGCAAATTGCAATCCAGGCGATTAAAGAATTTGCTGCAGCTGCGGGCGCAACAGAATCAACTTGGATCGCTCCTGCGAAAAATGAAGTGCTTCTTGCTCAATTAAAAGAAGCATTTGAAGCGAAGATTTCTGAAGCATACACAATCGCTGTTAAGCATGAGCGTTATGCAGCACTTGATGCACTTCACGCTGAAGCTGTAGCTCAATTTGTTCCTGAAGATGATGAAACAGGTATTGCAGACGAAGTAAACGAGTTATTTGAAGATCTTAAATATCGTACTGTACGCGACAATATTTTATCTGGTAAACCACGTATTGATGGTCGTGATACAGAAACTGTTCGTGCACTTGATGTACAAGTTGGTGTGCTTGATCGTGCACATGGTTCAGCATTATTCACACGTGGTGAAACTCAAGCATTAGTAACAACTACGCTTGGTAATACACGTGATGCACTAATGGTTGATACACTTGCTGGTACAAAAACTGATAATTTCATGTTGCACTATAATTTCCCTGCATACTCTGTGGGTGAAACTGGTCGTGAATCAGGTCCTAAACGTCGTGAAATTGGTCACGGTCGTCTAGCACGTCGTGGTGTTCAAGCAGTTCTTCCACCAGCAGATCGCTTCCCGTACGTAATTCGTATCGTATCAGACATTACTGAATCTAATGGTTCATCTTCAATGGCTTCTGTATGTGGTGCTTCTTTATCACTTATGGATGCAGGTGTTCCACTTAAAGCTCCAGTTGCTGGTATCGCAATGGGTCTAGTGAAAGAAGGCGAGCGTTTCGCAGTTCTTTCTGACATCCTAGGTGATGAAGATCACCTTGGTGATATGGACTTTAAAGTAGCAGGTTCTGCAAATGGTATTACTGCACTTCAAATGGATATCAAGATAGAAGGTATTACTGAAGAGATCATGGAAGTTGCATTGAACCAAGCATATGCTGGTCGTATGCATATCCTTAATGCGATGAATCAAGTGATTTCACGTGCTCGTCCAGAAATTTCAATGCATGCGCCAACATTCCAGGTAATCAACATCAATCCTGATAAGATCCGTGATGTAATTGGTAAAGGTGGTGCGACAATCCGTCAAATCACTGAAGAAACTAAAGCTGCAATTGATATTGAAGACAACGGTACAGTTCGCGTATTTGGTGAAACAAAAGCTGCTGCTCAAGCTGCAATTGCAAAAATCCAAGCGCTTACTGCAGAAGTTGAACCGGGTACAATTTACGCTGGTAAAGTTATTCGTATTGTGGAATTTGGTGCGTTCGTAAACATCCTTCCAGGTACTGATGGTTTACTTCACATTTCTCAAATCTCTAACGAGCGTATTGCAAACGTTGCAGACGTATTGAAAGAGGGCCAGGATGTAAAAGTACAAGTTGCAGATGTAGACAACCGTGGTCGTATTAAATTAACAATGAAAGATATTGAACAAGCTTAATTGTTCATGACTTAAAAAAGCCCGCATTTTGCGGGCTTTTTTTATATATTATGAAGATTTTTCTTCCGCATGCTTTAACATGACATAAATTTCATCTTTAAGTTTCAATTTTTTACGCTTTAATACATCAATTTCATCAGAGGTACTTGTGACTACATCTTTTTCTAGACGTAAAATTTCATGATCTAATGTATTATGTTCATCAAAAATTTTTGCAAAATGAGCATTTTCTTGTTTCAGTTGGCTAATTAAACTTCTGTATTCGGGAAACATATTTTCTCCTTGTTATATCTTAATTAAATAATATTAATTAAGTGATAAAGATTAATAAAAATAATCTATTTATACATCCTAATAAAAAATCATATTGGAAAGCTAATTATAATATGTATCTGGATGTTAATATTTTGTATAACAAAATCATTTATTTTATGCCTTAAAATTTTTAGAAAAGAGTTTGTAAGGCTCAAATAAAAGTTATATTTTTAGATGTTGTTTTTTGTAGATAATAATAAAAACCAATAACTTTAAATATTCTAAAATTATTGGTTTTGACATGAATTATTGATTTTGAGATGCTTTAAGTATTTTATACATCTCATCTTTAATTTTAAGCTTTTTGCGCTTTAAAACTTCAATATTGTCATTAATTTGATTCACTGGATTTTGTTCCAATGAAATAATTTGCTTGTCGAGTTCCTCATGATTCTCGAACATTTTTGCAAAATGTGGATTATCTTCCCTGAGTGTGGCAATCACATCTTTAAATTCAGGGAACATATTTTTATATTTTTTATTACAGTCTTTCATTTTCATCAGTGTCAAAATCCTCATAAAAAATCAGATGATAAGGGGGACTCATATGTTTATAAGCATATGAGCTATGACGAATTGCATTTAATTTGGATGCAAATATTTTACTTTTCGACGTAAGTGTTGTACTTCATCAATGAGATCTAACATCATTGCAACAGCAGTTAAACTAGCATTAAAATCTCGTTGTAAACGATATGCACGAAGTGCGATAGTGACATCTTCGCCAAAAAACTGATGAACACGTTCATCTGGACGATCGGGTAAAATATCATATTCGAGCAGTTGTAAAACCCATTCAGGGCTTTGCCCACAAGCTTCTGCAAAATGATTTAAATCGAAAGATATGTTTTCATCTACGATTTGAGCTTCAATGCAATCGCCACAGACAATTTCACGATAATGTATAGTTGTCATGATTTGCTCCTTAAGATTGACGAGGCTTAAAGTGAGTAAATGCATCTGCAAATACTTGATAAGCAGCTTGTTCTGCTTCAGTGTTTGCAGGTGGATTTACAATATTAAGTAACAAATAAAGATGACCGGGAGTCTTGCTTGGAATTCCTTTATCTTTTAGTCGCAATTGCTGTCCTGTACGACTATTTTTAGGTAAATTTACTTGTACTTTATTTCCTGCTGGAGTCTGAATTTCAATTGCTTGACCTAAGGCTGTTTCCCAAGGTGCAACATCAATTGATTGATAGATATCAGCGCCATCTACACGAATTTTTTCTGTGTGTTTGTAACGTATTTCAATATATAAATCGCCATTCGTACCTCCATTTATACCTGTTTGTCCTTGTCCTGACAATCTTATTTGTTGTCCATCCTTCATCCCTTTTGGAATTTTAACTTCTAAGGTTTTACGTTGTACTTCAGCTTCTCCATATGCATTTAATGTTGGAATTTGCAAAGTAATATTCTGTGTTGAACCATGAAAGGCAATATCTAAATCGATGTCTAGGCTTGCATGTTGATCATCGCCTTTGAAACTTCTATGTTGTTGTCTTTGGTCTCTTTGATATCCATAATCGGAACCGCCAAATCCTGTACCAAAGCGTCCAAAAAGATCTTCAAACCCTGAGAAATCATATTGTTCATGATTGCCTTGAGTATTTTGATAATATTGATTTGAACCTGAATCAAAATGATTAAATCCATTTGGATGTTCTAATTCAAAATCGTATTGCTTTTTCTTTTCATCATTACTAAGGGTGTCGTATGCAACGTTGATTTCTTGCATTTTTTCTTCGGCATCGACTTCTTTGCTAATATCAGGATGATATTTTCGTGCTAATTTACGATAAGCCTTTTTGATTTGTTCAGGTGTTGCATCTTTTTTAACACCTAGTATTTCATAAAAATTTTTTGCCATTTGGGATTCTTAAAATTATTAAGTAATACCTTTATTATTACCACAATAATTGTATAAAAAATTAGCATTATCTGAGTTAATCTTTACGAATCATGACAATGTAACATTAGATTAATAATCGTAAGTATCTTTGGGGGGAAATAATAAAAAATGAATAGTTGTATAAAATTTATGGTCTTTTGAAGTAAAAAAGGATGGAAAACTCCATCCTTTGGATCAAACTTAAATTAACTTAAATGTTCACCAAATAAGCCTAAAGCTTGTTCTGCTGTAAATGTATATTTGGCATTACAGAATTGGCAATCCATTGAAATTGGATTTTGATGTTCTAACGTTTCACGTACTGCAGAAACACCAATTTGTTGAAGTGCAGTTTCACAGCGTTCTTTAGAACATGTACAACCAAATTTTAATGTTTCAACTTCAGGTAAACGAACTTCTTCTTCGTTATATAGACGATATAGAATTTCATTTGCCTCGAGTTGGGTTAACTCATCTGCTTTCAATGTTTCGGTTAACATTGTAAGTCTTGGCCATAAATCTTCATCAACTCGTTTTTGTTCTTCCTCATTATTACGAGGTAAAAGTTGAATAAGTAAACCACCAGAAGTTTGTTCATTACTTGCAAGAACAATACGTGTTGGAATTTGTGCAGATAAGTCATAATACTGCATTAAACAACCTGCCAGAGTAGGCTGGTCTAGCGGTACAATACCTTGGTAACGTTCACCAAATTCAGGTTCAATATTAATAAATAAAACAGGGCTGATTAAAGAAGATAATACAGTGCTACTGTCATCTGCTTGCGTGAATCTAGAATCAAACTCATAATCTGCTAATGCACGAACTTCGCCTAAGTGATTACACTCAGCCATAGCCCATTTGAAGCTACCAGAAGCTTGAATTTGTAAGCTAATACGACCTTTAATTTTAAGTGTACTTGCTAATAAAGCTGTTGCACTGAGCATTTCACCTAACAGAATTTTTACTGCTGGCATATAATCACGTTGTGCCAAAATCGTTTGTAAAGCTTCTTCAAGATGAACGACTTCACCACGAACAGGGCTATCTTCAATAAAAAAGCGTTGGCGTAAATCAGACATAAAATTCTCCATAACCCCGTTTAAATGGTGATGATTTGTAAAAAGACAAGCTATTTTACACTATCTCTTGTGACATCAAGACGCTGAGAATTTAAATGTCGTTTTAAATTGACACCAGTTACAGGCTCATCACGATTTTGAGCATCATTTTCAAACAAATGTTCGAGCTCTGCTAGAGCATTACGATGAGTACTATATATTTTTTGTTCATCTGTATATACATGTTGTTGTTGAGCAAGGAGCTTTTCATCATAATCTCTAAATAGCTCAATACTTTTATAAGCATCTTCTTCGCTGATCCCCATTTGGCAAAGTGTTTGATATGCCATACCAAGTGAGGATAAATACGTTTCACGCCAAATATATTCAACACCAAGATCACGTAATAAGTGAACATGATGTCGATCACGGGCACGAACCAAGAGTTTGAGATCTGGATAATTTAATTTGATATGACGAGCGATATTCATGCAATCTTCAATATCATCAATGGTCAGTAAAAATAACTTCGCATGTTCAATACCTGCAGCTCTTAAAATATCAGGTTGAGTTGCATCACCATAATAAACTTTACCACCATAATTTCTGACGAAGTCAATTTTTTCTAAGTTGTTATCTATGGCTGTAAATTTCAAATGCTGAAGATACGAAACACGAGCAACAATTTGTCCAAATCGCCCAAAGCCTGCAATGATAATTGGGTGATGAACTTCTGATTCGGGAATTTCATCATAAATTGGTGCTTTTTCTTTCTCTAAAAATATGTTCATTAATTTTGTCACAAGCAAATATAATAATGGTGTTAATACCATAGAAAGTGTGACGATTAATGTGAGTGGTTCTAGCATAGCTTGAGTAATAATTTTCTCAGTTTTAGCAACACTTAAAACAACAAAAGCAAACTCACCACCTTGAGCTAAGCAGGTTCCTAGCAATAAACTATTTCGCCATGAAAATTTGTAGTAACGAGCAATTGCTGTTAGTGCAATAAGTTTAATGGTGAGTAAAGCGAGTGTTCCGCCAACAATGAACCAAGGAATTTCAACCAGTAACGAAAGTTGGGTTGTCATACCAACAGCCATAAAGAACAGCCCAAGGAGTAGCCCTTTAAATGGAGCGATACTGGCTTCTAGTTCATGTCTAAATTCAGAATCTGCTAATAGTACGCCTGTTAGAAATGCACCAAGCGTCGTACTAATTCCAAGTAAATCCATTAATGCTACAACAGTGAGAACAATAAATAGTCCTACTGCGGTAATTAACTCGTGAGCACCACTTTTGGCGACAAAGCGGAAAAATGGACGCATCAAATAGCGACTAAACAAGAATAATCCTGTAAAGGCGGCAACAATTGCTGCGAAATATGCAATGCCATGATGTGCTGATTCACTTCCTGCTAATAATGGTAGTATGGCAATGAGTGGAATAGCAGCAATATCTTGGAATAATAAAATGGAAAAGGATTGTTGCCCGTAAGTGCTATTAAGTTGTTGTTTTTCAGTTAAAAGTTGTAAGGCAAATGCGGTGGATGAAAGTGCTAGTGCACAACCTATGACAAAACTAGCCTGAATACTTTGCTGTAATGCAAAGAAAATAAGCGTAATCAGAAGAATAGAAGTGATTCCAACCTGAAGACTACCCATTAAAAAAATGGATTTTCTCATTTCCCATAGACGTTGTGGTCTGAGTTCAAGACCAATCAGGAACATCAGCAGAATAACGCCTAATTCAGAAATTTCTTGAATTTGTTCAGGATTACTCGCGAGATTAAAAACACTAGGACCTAATAAAATACCTGTGAACAGATATCCTAGAACTGTAGCAATACCAAAACGTTTCAGTAATGGAACTAAGAGCAAAGCTGCACCGAGAAAAATTGTAACTTGCAACAGTAAAGACATGGATTAATCCTAAGTGTATTTATTTGCTATATTTTTGAAAATAGAAGATATATTTAGCTCAATTCCTGAGGATCTATATCTAAGCTTAGTTTCATATTTGATGGCTTTTGATGCAACATATTTTGCCACCATTGTCGGATGTAAAAATGTAATTTAGCTCGATCTTGTGATAACAAAACCATATGTGCTTGATAACGTCCAGCTTTACGTTCCATTGGTGCAGGAATAGGTCCCCAAATATCAATAAGCTCATTTGCATTTGTTCTTAGGTTTTGAGCATATCCTTGTAAAAAGTCTTGATTCAATTGTTGATTTTTAGATTCACATCGAATGAGTGCTGTATAACGATAAGGTGGTAATAATGCCGCTTTACGTTCTTTTAAAGTCTGATGAGCAAAAGCACGATAGTCATGATTTACCAAAGTGCTTAATAGGGGATGATCTGGACGTAAAGTCTGTAAATACACATCACCTTTTTTCTCTCCACGACCTGCACGACCTGAAACTTGAACAATGAGCTGTGCCGTTCGTTCAGGGGCTCTAAAATCAACACTTAATAAGCCCGAATCTATATCTAAAATGGTAACAAGTGTGACATAAGGAAAATGATGTCCTTTGGCTAACATTTGTGTACCAAGTAAAATTACAGGTTCGCTGGTTTGAATACGATCATAAATTTTTTGCCAGCTACCAACACGACTTGTGGAATCTCGATCAACACGGATAACGTCAACATTAGGAAATAATTCATTCAAGCTTTCCTCAACTTTTGCTGTTCCCATACCAATTGGTTTGAGTTCTTCGTGATTACATTGCGGGCAGTGATCAGGCTTACGGTGAATCGTACCGCAATGATGGCAGTGTAAGTGAGAATATGGCTGATAATGTAGAGTGAAATTGGCATCACAATTTGGACATTTTGCTTGCCATGCGCAGCTATCACAGATAAGTACAGGTGCATATCCACGTCGATTTAAAAAGATAAGAACTTGTTCTTTGCGTTCAATTCGTCTTTTTATTTCACCAATGAGTAATTGGCTGATGCCATGTTGTTTTGGACTCACTTTTAAATCAAGTACATGCATTTTGGGCATAAGGGCTGAACCTGCACGCTGATTGAGTTCTAATAATTTGAGTTTGCCTTGTTCTACAAGCGCATAGCAGTCAATACTTGGTGTTGCGGAGCCTAGAATAATTGGACATTTTTCTAAATGTGCACGATATAAAGCGACATCTTTTGCATGATAACGAAAACCTTCTTGTTGTTTAAAAGAAAGATCATGTTCTTCATCTAAAATAATTAAACCTAGGTTTGGCAGGGGAGTATAGATTGCTGAGCGCGTCCCTAAAATAATAGATGCTTTTCCCGATTGAGCATGTTGCCATGCTTGTAAGCGTTTTGAGTCATTTAAACCTGAATGTAACAAGACAATATTACAATGGAATCTAGATTGAAAACGGCTAATTGTTTGAGGAGTTAAACCAATTTCAGGCACAAGAACAAGAACTTGTTTTCCCTGTTTTAGGACTCGTTCCATGACTTGTAAATAGACTTCAGTTTTACCACTCCCCGTCAATCCATCTAATAAAAATGCTTGGTACTTATTTTGTGCTTTTAATATGGTATCAATGGCCTTTCTTTGATCTTCATTTGCTGTGAGAGGCATTTGTGCCAAAGTCATTGGCATTGGGCTTAAATCTTGTTTTTCATGCACACATTTGCAAATGTCTTTTTTGGCTAAAGCTTTTAATGTTGCAGTTTCAATACCTGCTAAATTCAAAATATTTTCTGTTGTTCCTTGAGGATGAAGCTTTAGAATTTTATAAGCTTCTTGTTGTTTATCTGAGCGTTTAATTTTTGTTTCAGCATGCTCATCCAGTAAGATCCAAACTCGAGTTAATAGATCAGCGGGCTTTCCTTGACGTAATAACGTAGGTAAAGCACTTTGTATAACTTCTCCAATTGGAAATTGGTAATATTGTGCTGACCATGTCAATAAACTTAAAACTTTTTCATCTAAAATTGCATGTTCATCTAAAATTTCTGTAATAAATTTTAGTTTGAATTTTGTTTGAATGGGTTGATTGGTTGGAAGTTTTTCTACAACAATGCCAACTAGATTTTGGCGACCAAAAGAAACTGAAACTCGAGCACCAAGATGAATATGCTGATACTGCTCTTCTGTCACCAAATAATCGAAAGTGTCGTAAAGGTGTACAGGCACAGCAACACGAATACGATAATTGGTTGAGTTTGTTTCTAAAGTTGTTGGCATAGCGATGTCAATAATCCTATAACAGTATAATCGTCGTGCTAGAAAGTGCGTTATGTTAGAGTATATGGAATAATATAATGCAGAATATGAATAATTTTAGTGTTTTCAGTGTGACTGAACTAAAATAAAAATGAGGATGAAAAGAGCATCACAATGCCAGCATATCAGTTTACCGCTATAGATGGATTAGGAAAGCAAAAAAAAGGTGTGCTTGAAGGGGATTCTGCACGTCAAATTCGTCAACAATTACGAGAACAGGAACTTATTCCTATTTCAGTAGAGCCTGTTGAGCAAAGACAAAACATATCAAAAAGCACGTGGTTTCAAAAAAAATTAACAGCCTATGATTTGGCATTAATGACCAGACAATTATCTGTATTAATTGCTGCGTCTATTCCATTGGAAGAGGCGGTTAAAGCAGTTGCAAAACAAAGTGAAAAAGCACATGTACAAAGAGTATTGTTATCTATTCGTTCAAAAGTTTTGGAAGGGTATTCTTTTGCGAATGCTTTGCAACAATCAGGACGTTTTCCAGATTTATATATTGCAACAATAGCTGCAGGTGAGCGCTCAGGGCACTTAGATTTAATTTTAGATCAGTTGGCTGAATATACTGAAAATCGATTTGCGATGCAGAAAAAAATTCAAGGTGCCATGATTTACCCTATGATTCTTATGCTGATGTCTTTTGCAATTGTGATGGGGTTAATGACGTATGTCGTCCCTGATATTGTAAAAACTTTTGAGCATAATAAAGATGCTTTGCCTTTGCTCACAATTGCCTTAATGAAGACGAGTGATTTTATTCGAGCATCTTGGCAGTATTTGACTTTAGCTGGTATGGGGGGGATTATTTTATTAATTCGATTTTTAAGAACAACAGCAGGGCATTATGCTTTTGATCGAATAATACTCAAACTGCCATTATTTGGTAAGCTTTCACGTGGTATTAATGCTGCACGATTTGCAAGTACGTTATCTATCTTGACTCAGTCTGGAGTACCCTTGGTCGATGCGCTCAAAATTGGGGCTGCTGTAAGTAACAATTGGGTGATACGAGATGCTGTGAATTTGTCTGCTGAAAAAGTCACAGAGGGTGGAAATTTATCAACACAGTTGGAGCGTAGTGGTTATTTCCCTCCTATGATGGTACAAATGATTCGAAGTGGTGAAGCATCAGGTGAATTAGATCTAATGTTAAGTCGAGCATCGAGTATGCAAGATAGAGAAGTGACCACATTTATTTCAACTTTATTGGCATTATTAGAACCATTAATGCTTGTTTTTATGGCAGGTATTGTTTTGGTAATTGTAATGGCGGTGATGTTGCCAATTGTGAATATGAACAATATGATTTGATGATAAAAATATGCGAGAAATTGGAATGAAAATGAAAAGGCTAAATAAGCAATCAGGCTTTACCTTAATTGAAGTGATGGTTGTGATTGTTATTTTGGGTGTTTTAGCCGCGTTGGTTGTTCCTAATGTGATGGGTAAAGTAGATTCATCTAAAATTAAAACAACAGAAATCACATTAAATAGTGTGGCAAAAGAGTTAGATGCTTTTAAAATGGATAATAACCGCTATCCAAATTCTCAGGATGGTGGATTAGAAGCTTTAGTTACTCAGCCTGCAAATGCTAAAAATTATCCGATTGGTGGATACTTAAAGAAATATCCTAAAGACAGTTGGGATAATGACTTGCAATATGTTAATCCAGGCTCAGATGGTCGTCCTTATGATTTATATTCATTAGGTGCAGATGGAAAAGAAGGTGGTGAAGGTACCGATGCTGATATTTACTATAAATACTAATTCATTGTGAAAAATGAAGAGTGTTTTCTATAGCACTCTTCAAATAATAAAAATAATTCTTTAAAAATATCAGAATTAAATTTTTATAAAGAGTCTGTTATGTATAAAAAAATATTTAAATTAAGCTTAATTTTTTTTATTCCCTTCTATTTGATCAGCTGTACTGCAATGGTTTGGCATGAAGGTAATGGCATGTTCTCAATGGGGAAAGTTTGGGAAGAACAAAACAAAACGATATATAAAAAAAAGCTTCTGAAAAAAGATGAGTTATTGGGTTTGGTGCAAACTCAGTCGAGTCAAGATACTCAATTATTTATTATTGGAAAAAAGTACGGTTATAAAGTTTTGAGTGGGCAAGATGAGGCATTAAAAATTGTTAATTCGAATACGGGTATTCAGTATTGGCGTTTAAAACAAGAAGAAGAGTGTAATGAATGTAAGCTTGAAATATTTTTTGATGATGAAACATCAACAGATCAGCATTTGATATTTTACACGACTATGACTTTATACTATGTGAATCCAAACATAACAGAGCAACAAAATGT
It contains:
- the gspF gene encoding type II secretion system inner membrane protein GspF gives rise to the protein MPAYQFTAIDGLGKQKKGVLEGDSARQIRQQLREQELIPISVEPVEQRQNISKSTWFQKKLTAYDLALMTRQLSVLIAASIPLEEAVKAVAKQSEKAHVQRVLLSIRSKVLEGYSFANALQQSGRFPDLYIATIAAGERSGHLDLILDQLAEYTENRFAMQKKIQGAMIYPMILMLMSFAIVMGLMTYVVPDIVKTFEHNKDALPLLTIALMKTSDFIRASWQYLTLAGMGGIILLIRFLRTTAGHYAFDRIILKLPLFGKLSRGINAARFASTLSILTQSGVPLVDALKIGAAVSNNWVIRDAVNLSAEKVTEGGNLSTQLERSGYFPPMMVQMIRSGEASGELDLMLSRASSMQDREVTTFISTLLALLEPLMLVFMAGIVLVIVMAVMLPIVNMNNMI
- the gspG gene encoding type II secretion system major pseudopilin GspG; its protein translation is MKMKRLNKQSGFTLIEVMVVIVILGVLAALVVPNVMGKVDSSKIKTTEITLNSVAKELDAFKMDNNRYPNSQDGGLEALVTQPANAKNYPIGGYLKKYPKDSWDNDLQYVNPGSDGRPYDLYSLGADGKEGGEGTDADIYYKY